A genomic region of Oryza glaberrima chromosome 1, OglaRS2, whole genome shotgun sequence contains the following coding sequences:
- the LOC127759945 gene encoding uncharacterized protein LOC127759945: MRKPPWLHCSLIICPPLETSRTLCTSPLRLHPKITRSEDHIDITMSSSEERMFEMDADPTSSPEASPKHHHSTCHILEGLLGRCTQVEMEIQERAMKHVMEIGEERKRSSLKRRLMMRLRKDGYDASLCRSSWVATAEHPGGDYEYIDVLVAVGHGADTSSASRLIVDVDFRSQFQLARPAPWYAHLSSRLPPVFVGPPEKLRQAVALLCMAAQRSLRESGLHVPPWRRPSYVQAKWLPCRGVQASALPPGGESAAAANGGDGPRAVVQWSVGKERRRRGGGHRRSGLSVELSDSGAGEVS, translated from the exons ATGCGAAAGCCTCCATGGCTGCATTGCTCATTGATCATCTGCCCACCATTAGAGACATCAAGAACACTCTGCACTAGCCCACTCAGGTTGCATCCAAAGATCACAAGATCTGAAGATCACATTGATATAACCATGAGCAGTTCTGAAGAAAGGATGTTCGAGATGGATGCTGACCCAACTTCATCACCAGAAGCCAGCCCCAAGCACCATCACAGTACATGCCACATACTAGAG GGTCTCCTTGGGAGGTGCACGCAGGTGGAGATGGAGATACAAGAGAGGGCCATGAAGCATGTCATGGagattggagaggagaggaagagaagcagCTTGAAGAGGAGGCTGATGATGAGGCTGAGGAAAGATGGCTACGATGCTTCTCTCTGCAGGTCTTCTTGGGTTGCCACCGCTGAGCATCCAGGAG GTGATTACGAGTACATCGACGTGCTCGTGGCAGTAGGCCATGGCGCTGACACGTCGTCCGCGTCCAGGCTGATCGTTGACGTGGATTTCCGGTCCCAGTTCCAGCTGGCGAGGCCGGCCCCATGGTACGCCCACCTGTCGAGCCGGCTGCCGCCGGTGTTCGTGGGCCCGCCGGAGAAGCtgcggcaggcggtggcgctgctgTGCATGGCGGCGCAGCGGTCGCTCCGGGAGAGCGGCCTGCACGTCCCGCCGTGGAGGCGGCCCAGCTACGTGCAGGCCAAGTGGCTCCCCTGCCGCGGCGTGCAGGCATCAGCGCTGCCACCGGGCGGCgagtccgccgcggcggcgaacggcggcgatggcccgCGGGCGGTGGTCCAGTGGTCggtggggaaggagaggagacgcCGTGGTGGTGGGCACCGGAGGTCAGGCCTCTCGGTGGAGCTATCcgactccggcgccggcgaggtgagctga
- the LOC127774726 gene encoding UDP-glucuronate:xylan alpha-glucuronosyltransferase 1-like → MGSLETTNTRYRPAGAADDTAKRRTQKSKSFKEVEKFDVFVLEKSSGCKFRSLQLLLFAIMSAAFLTLLYTPSVYDHQMQSSSRFVSGWIWDKTIPDPRYVSSLGVQWEDVYKTVENLNDGERKLKVGLLNFNSTEIGSWTQLLPDSDFSIIRLEHAKESITWQTLYPEWIDEEEETEIPSCPSLPDPIFPRGTHFDVVAVKLPCTRAGGWSRDVARLHLQLSAAKVAVTASRGNRGIHVLFVTDCFPIPNLFSCKNLVKHEGNAWMYKPDLKALREKLRLPVGSCELAVPLKAKARLYSVDRRREAYATILHSASEYVCGAITAAQSIRQAGSTRDFVILVDETISNHHRKGLEAAGWKVRIIQRIRNPKAERDAYNEWNYSKFRLWQLTDYDKIIFIDADLLILRNVDFLFAMPEITATGNNATLFNSGVMVIEPSNCTFQLLMDHINEITSYNGGDQGYLNEIFTWWHRIPKHMNFLKHFWEGDEEEVKVKKTRLFGADPPILYVLHYLGLKPWLCFRDYDCNWNNPILREFASDVAHARWWKVHDKMPKKLQHYCLLRSRQKAGLEWDRRQAEKANLTDGHWRRNITDPRLKTCFEKFCFWESMLWHWGESKNSTKENPVPATPTASLTSS, encoded by the exons ATGGGTTCTTTGGAGACGACGAACACGCGGTACCGGCCGGCCGGAGCAGC GGATGACACAGCTAAGAGAAGGACCCAGAAAAGCAAAAGTTTCAAAGAGGTCGAAAAATTTGATGTCTTTGTCCTAGAGAAAAGCTCTGGTTGCAAGTTCCGGTCCTTACAACTTCTGCTCTTCGCGATCATGTCTGCTGCATTTCTGACACTATTGTACACTCCATCTGTGTACGACCATCAAATGCAGTCTAGTTCTCG GTTTGTCAGTGGATGGATATGGGACAAGACCATTCCTGATCCACGATATGTATCTTCGCTTGGTGTTCAGTGGGAGGATGTATATAAAACCGTCGAAAATCTGAATGATGGTGAACGGAAGCTCAAAGTTGGACTATTAAATTTTAACAGCACTGAAATTGGCTCATGGACACAATTGCTCCCGGATAGTGATTTTTCGATCATTAGGCTAGAGCATGCCAAGGAAAGCATCACCTGGCAGACTCTTTATCCTGAATGGattgatgaggaggaagaaacagAGATACCATCGTGTCCATCGCTTCCAGATCCTATTTTTCCAAGAGGGACACACTTTGATGTTGTTGCTGTGAAACTTCCCTGTACCCGAGCTGGTGGATGGTCAAGAGACGTTGCACGTCTGCATTTGCAACTATCTGCTGCAAAAGTGGCAGTGACTGCTTCAAGAGGCAATCGTGGTATCCATGTGCTGTTTGTGACGGATTGCTTCCCTATTCCAAATCTCTTCTCTTGCAAGAACCTTGTGAAACATGAAGGCAATGCTTGGATGTACAAGCCTGACTTGAAGGCACTAAGGGAGAAGCTCAGACTTCCAGTTGGATCCTGTGAACTTGCTGTTCCACTCAAAGCAAAAG CACGACTTTACTCGGTAGACAGACGGAGGGAAGCATATGCTACGATTCTGCATTCAGCAAGTGAATATGTCTGTGGTGCAATCACAGCTGCCCAAAGCATTCGCCAAGCCGGATCAACTAGGGATTTTGTTATTCTTGTTGACGAGACCATAAGTAACCACCACCGGAAGGGCTTGGAAGCTGCTGGGTGGAAGGTTAGAATAATCCAAAGGATCCGGAATCCGAAAGCTGAGCGTGATGCATATAATGAGTGGAACTACAGCAAATTCCGTCTATGGCAGCTCACAGATTACGACAAGATTATATTTATTGATGCTGATCTCCTCATTCTGAGAAATGTCGATTTTCTGTTCGCAATGCCAGAAATCACTGCAACCGGCAACAATGCGACACTGTTCAACTCTGGAGTAATGGTTATTGAGCCTTCAAACTGCACATTCCAGTTGTTGATGGACCACATCAATGAGATAACATCCTACAATGGTGGTGACCAAGGATACCTGAATGAGATATTCACATGGTGGCATCGAATTCCGAAGCACATGAACTTCTTAAAACATTTCTGGGAGGGGGATGAAGAGGAAGTGAAAGTGAAGAAGACTCGGTTGTTTGGTGCTGACCCACCAATCCTCTATGTCCTTCACTATTTGGGTCTCAAACCATGGCTGTGCTTCCGGGATTATGACTGTAACTGGAATAACCCGATACTGCGGGAGTTTGCCAGTGATGTTGCACATGCCCGTTGGTGGAAGGTACATGACAAGATGCCAAAGAAACTTCAGCACTATTGTCTTTTGAGATCAAGGCAAAAGGCTGGGTTGGAGTGGGATCGGAGGCAGGCTGAGAAAGCAAACTTGACCGATGGACATTGGCGGAGGAACATAACTGATCCTAGGCTGAAAACTTGCTTTGAGAAGTTCTGCTTCTGGGAGAGCATGTTATGGCACTGGGGTGAATCCAAGAACTCAACGAAGGAAAACCCTGTGCCGGCCACACCTACCGCGAGCCTCACAAGTTCATGA